In Bacteroidota bacterium, the DNA window TGATAGCACGCCGAGCGCTTGTCTCATCGTATCAATATTGCCGCTTCCCTGGGTTGCAAAAGAGATGATAGTATGGCACCTCGCGATCCTGTCTTCGTGAGGGCTGTAGACACGAGGACGCAGCATTCTTCAGGAGACCGGTTCACTGGCTTCGGCCAAAACTTCTTCGTGAACCATTGTCCCGCCTAGCTATCCCCTCGTACGAGCTCCCTCGCACTGAGACTCTCCAAAGCAGGTTGGACCAGCAGACTCGCCGGTAATCTCGTCCGAGCCAAGCGAAGCCTCTCCCTTACGCAAGACACCCCGAATCGCTATTTTATGGTTCCGAGTATGGCTCGAGTGTTCCCGAGGGCAAGGAAAGGCCCTTCCGTGACCAGCGACTCACGATAGTAATCCGACCCAAAAAACCGAGAGCCGCTACCGGGCTAGGAGCGAGTACAATTTTCCGTAGGAACCTGCTTCATCACGAAGGCAAAGCAGCGAGCTCTTGGCAGACTCGACAGCCGGTGAACTGGCATCGCGTGCAAACTTGAAAAGAGCTTCCGCAGAGGCAAACCCATACATCCGGCATCTAGCAGCTCAGACTACCGTTGAGGCGGCCGTCATTTTCGTTTCTTCGCATCCCCCGAACCTGCTATCACCTGGTACACCTCAGCGTCCATGAACGCTCCTTTGAGCAAGAGCACATGTGCCTCCACCTGTAGGGCCTTCGACAGTTTCTTCAACGTATCGATCGACAGATTGGCGTTCGAGCGTTCGATGTCACCAACGTAGGTAGGATGTAGCTCGGCAACCTCGGCAAGCCGTTCCTGTGTCCATCCAAGCCGCTTGCGAAATCCTCGCACATTGCTTCCGATAATCTCTTCCAAAGTCATTGGAACAAATTATCCACTGAGGGCCTTGTTGACAAGAGGATATATGCCATATATCTCGTTTATATACGAGAATAGGGTGTTTTAGCCGTTAATACTGTTCGCGATACTCTTCTGGATGTTGCTTCACAGCTTGTGACCGAGCACGTAACGTTCGCTTGCGATATTGGCTCTACCCGACGTGGCCGGTTCGGGTGGGTTCGGATCGCGGATGACACTGGAGTCGCGAGTCACCCCACCACTGGGTCAGACATTTCCGGACTCGTTGAGGCGTTAGCGAACGACCTGATCATCGGGCATAAGGTATCCCTCGGCATTGAGGCCCCTCTGTTTATCCCAATCCCGGACAGTGCGACGGAACTGTCGATCGGGAGAGAACACGAAGGCGATCGCTCGTGCTTTGCGCCGGCCGGTTCGGCTGTCGCTCTGCTTATGCTGCACCAGATGGCGTGGATGTTCCGCCAGCTCAGTTCAAGCCTCCGGGCTCGATGTCTGGATCTGAAGTATTGCTTCGCCCTAGAAGAGTGGG includes these proteins:
- a CDS encoding helix-turn-helix transcriptional regulator, producing MTLEEIIGSNVRGFRKRLGWTQERLAEVAELHPTYVGDIERSNANLSIDTLKKLSKALQVEAHVLLLKGAFMDAEVYQVIAGSGDAKKRK